In Candidatus Bathyarchaeota archaeon, one DNA window encodes the following:
- a CDS encoding 50S ribosomal protein L6, which yields MSHQIELEEKEVPVPEGVEVRLDGKVVEVKGDMGTLREDFSHAPVELRLEGDRILVSAAWPRKRQRALVNTVASLIRNMITGVTGGFTYKLKIVYAHFPVSIKVDKARKRVVIENFMGEKAPRTARIAGDAEVEVSGDEITVRGIRLQDVSQTAANIEQATKVKRKDLRVFLDGIYVYEKGRSGKP from the coding sequence CTGAGCCATCAAATAGAGTTGGAGGAGAAGGAGGTTCCTGTACCTGAGGGCGTAGAGGTGAGGCTGGACGGCAAGGTGGTGGAGGTTAAGGGGGATATGGGAACCCTAAGGGAGGATTTCTCCCATGCCCCCGTCGAGCTTAGGCTCGAAGGGGATCGGATCCTCGTCTCAGCGGCTTGGCCTAGGAAGCGTCAACGAGCCCTGGTCAACACGGTTGCCTCGCTGATTAGGAACATGATAACCGGCGTAACCGGGGGCTTCACATATAAGCTTAAGATAGTCTACGCCCACTTCCCCGTGTCCATCAAGGTGGATAAGGCGAGGAAGCGAGTGGTGATCGAGAACTTCATGGGCGAGAAGGCTCCCAGGACGGCCCGTATAGCGGGGGATGCGGAGGTCGAGGTATCGGGGGACGAGATAACCGTGAGGGGTATCCGCCTCCAGGATGTAAGCCAGACCGCCGCCAACATAGAGCAGGCCACCAAGGTGAAACGTAAGGATCTACGCGTCTTCCTCGACGGAATATACGTTTATGAGAAGGGTAGGAGCGGGAAGCCTTGA
- a CDS encoding 50S ribosomal protein L32e, translated as MRKPRFIRQESWRYKRVKENWRKPKGGSSRMRRRMGGLPPLVSVGYGAPKSGRGLHPSGFREVLVYNPSQLEGVNPGSEAVRIASTVGERKRLAILERAESLGLKVLNPPRAAEESASEGAPLEGSER; from the coding sequence TTGAGGAAGCCGAGGTTCATCCGCCAGGAGAGCTGGCGCTACAAACGCGTAAAGGAGAACTGGCGTAAACCCAAGGGTGGGAGCAGCCGTATGAGGAGGAGGATGGGCGGGTTGCCCCCATTGGTCTCGGTGGGATACGGCGCCCCGAAGAGCGGTAGGGGCCTCCATCCATCCGGCTTCAGGGAGGTCCTCGTATATAACCCCAGCCAACTGGAAGGGGTGAATCCCGGGAGCGAAGCCGTCAGGATCGCCTCCACCGTCGGCGAAAGGAAGAGGCTAGCCATACTGGAGAGGGCTGAGAGTCTAGGCTTAAAGGTCTTAAACCCGCCCAGGGCGGCTGAGGAGTCCGCATCCGAGGGGGCGCCGCTGGAGGGATCCGAGAGATGA
- a CDS encoding 50S ribosomal protein L19e: protein MSLRIQRRLAAELLKVGESRIWIDPGSIERVEAAITRDEIKRLIHEGVIRRLPERGVSRGRVRSKPRRRGPGSRKGSTIDRKTLWINRIRRLRRILKRLRDSKKISKDIYRRLYLLAKGGAFRSASHLKEYIERHSLIRRR from the coding sequence ATGAGCTTGAGGATCCAGAGGAGGCTGGCCGCCGAGCTCCTCAAAGTGGGGGAGTCCCGCATCTGGATAGATCCAGGCTCCATCGAAAGGGTGGAGGCCGCCATAACCAGGGATGAGATAAAAAGGCTCATCCATGAAGGTGTGATAAGGAGGCTCCCCGAGCGCGGGGTGAGCAGGGGCCGGGTGAGATCCAAACCGAGGAGGAGGGGACCCGGGAGCAGGAAGGGATCCACCATCGACAGGAAAACCCTGTGGATAAACAGGATAAGGAGGCTTCGAAGGATCCTGAAGCGGCTCAGGGACTCGAAGAAGATTTCAAAGGACATTTATAGGAGGCTCTACCTATTGGCTAAGGGAGGAGCCTTCAGGAGCGCCTCCCACCTCAAGGAGTATATTGAGAGGCACAGCCTCATAAGGAGGAGATGA
- a CDS encoding 30S ribosomal protein S5 codes for MDMSEAGWTPKTKLGLMVQSGQIVSISEIFAQGLKIKEPEIVDVLLPDLKQEVLGIGLVQKQTDAGERSRFKAVVAVGNGAGYVGLGTGKARQVRAAIEKATTQAKLNIIPIRRGCGSWECRCDLPHSLPFKVSGKCGSVRFEAMPGPRGLGLVAGEVAKTILALAGVKDCWTRSSGATSTLSSTAFAVFDALRSTYRLVSPVDWVR; via the coding sequence ATGGATATGAGCGAGGCTGGATGGACCCCTAAAACCAAGCTTGGATTAATGGTTCAGAGCGGCCAGATAGTGAGCATATCCGAGATATTCGCTCAGGGCCTCAAGATAAAGGAGCCTGAGATAGTGGATGTGCTCCTGCCCGACTTGAAGCAGGAGGTGTTAGGGATAGGGCTCGTCCAGAAGCAGACGGACGCCGGGGAGAGATCCCGCTTCAAGGCCGTGGTGGCCGTAGGCAACGGGGCGGGATACGTGGGCTTGGGGACGGGCAAGGCTAGGCAGGTGAGGGCGGCCATAGAGAAGGCCACGACCCAAGCCAAACTCAACATAATACCCATAAGGAGGGGGTGTGGAAGCTGGGAGTGCAGATGCGACCTCCCCCACTCCCTCCCCTTCAAGGTATCCGGTAAATGCGGCAGCGTAAGGTTTGAAGCCATGCCTGGACCCAGAGGGCTGGGATTGGTCGCGGGCGAGGTGGCTAAGACGATACTAGCCCTCGCTGGGGTAAAGGACTGCTGGACGAGGAGCTCAGGCGCCACCTCAACCCTCTCATCCACGGCGTTCGCGGTCTTCGACGCCCTGAGGAGCACTTATAGGCTGGTATCCCCGGTGGACTGGGTGAGGTAG
- a CDS encoding 50S ribosomal protein L30 — MDKPGDGSRCLVAVRLRGTARVYPELQKTLDSLRLRSKYNAVLLHETPSIKGMLQRAKDHVTWGEADADTILQLLRLRGRTTGNHRIDDGYVKEKFPGYSSIEELAAAIASGEVPLERLWRAEIKPVFRLHPPKGGFKKTIRRPYGSGGELGYRGPDIKGLIKKMI; from the coding sequence ATGGATAAGCCGGGAGATGGCTCTAGATGCCTCGTAGCGGTGAGGCTGAGGGGCACGGCTAGAGTATACCCCGAGCTCCAGAAGACCCTGGATTCCCTGAGGCTCAGATCGAAATATAACGCGGTGCTCCTCCACGAAACCCCCAGCATAAAGGGGATGCTTCAAAGGGCGAAGGACCATGTAACCTGGGGTGAAGCGGACGCGGATACTATACTCCAACTGCTCCGGCTTAGAGGCCGCACCACCGGAAACCATCGAATAGACGACGGATACGTGAAGGAGAAGTTCCCCGGATACAGCTCCATCGAGGAGCTGGCGGCGGCTATAGCCTCGGGGGAGGTCCCCCTCGAAAGGCTTTGGAGGGCTGAGATAAAACCCGTCTTCCGCCTCCACCCCCCTAAAGGGGGATTCAAGAAAACCATAAGAAGGCCGTATGGCTCCGGGGGGGAACTCGGATATAGAGGCCCGGACATAAAAGGCCTGATCAAAAAAATGATCTGA
- a CDS encoding Hsp20/alpha crystallin family protein, with amino-acid sequence MPPDPRRRRYPWFSDPNRWDYEDWPDEPDYDEPGGGGLEDRYMRERYIQPPRNRREMEVQRALRMIHKIRDLYDPLIDVIEYSESIVVAAELHGVRTYNIAVKIVDRSLTIGFKRGETRNIRVLKLPKPVDPKPIRSIHKNGILFLELRKSEHPVDAAVIPITSSE; translated from the coding sequence ATGCCCCCGGATCCGAGAAGGAGACGCTACCCCTGGTTCAGCGATCCCAATAGATGGGACTACGAGGACTGGCCCGACGAACCCGACTACGATGAACCGGGCGGAGGCGGCCTAGAAGATAGATATATGCGGGAGAGGTACATCCAGCCGCCTAGAAACCGTAGGGAGATGGAGGTTCAAAGGGCCTTAAGGATGATCCATAAGATAAGAGACCTATACGATCCATTAATAGACGTGATAGAATACTCCGAGAGCATAGTGGTGGCCGCCGAGCTCCACGGGGTCAGAACATACAACATAGCCGTGAAGATCGTGGATCGCTCCCTAACCATAGGGTTCAAACGGGGCGAAACCAGGAACATAAGGGTCCTTAAACTCCCCAAGCCCGTGGACCCCAAACCCATCAGGAGCATCCATAAAAACGGGATACTCTTCCTGGAACTCAGGAAATCGGAGCATCCCGTGGACGCCGCTGTAATCCCCATAACCAGCTCGGAATAA
- a CDS encoding uL15 family ribosomal protein — translation MATRLRKVRKLRGSRTHGWGVSGQHRGIGMRGGHGKAGWCKHKWTFTVKYGRDRIGKKGFRNPTSEDLRVLNLSQLEDLIHRLEASDERLSMRGDKYFIDLKALGYDKLLGKGRIETPVIVSVPGCSAKAREKLEEIGGAVAPVDQAPTTDG, via the coding sequence ATGGCTACCAGGCTTAGGAAGGTGCGGAAGCTTAGGGGTAGCAGAACCCATGGATGGGGCGTCTCAGGGCAGCATAGAGGTATAGGGATGAGGGGAGGCCACGGCAAAGCCGGATGGTGCAAGCATAAGTGGACCTTCACCGTGAAGTATGGCAGGGACAGGATTGGGAAGAAGGGTTTCAGGAACCCCACAAGCGAGGATTTAAGGGTCTTAAATCTAAGCCAATTGGAGGATCTAATCCATAGACTCGAGGCATCCGATGAACGCTTATCCATGAGGGGAGACAAATACTTTATAGATTTGAAGGCCCTAGGCTACGATAAGCTGCTGGGGAAAGGCAGGATCGAGACGCCCGTGATAGTCTCCGTGCCAGGATGCTCCGCGAAGGCCAGGGAGAAGCTCGAGGAGATAGGGGGCGCGGTAGCCCCCGTGGACCAGGCTCCGACCACGGATGGATGA
- the secY gene encoding preprotein translocase subunit SecY, producing the protein MRFIELFRPLGRYVLEVSPPQRKVSFNEKLFWTGMALIIYFVMSEVPLYGVGAGEADPFGALRVIFASKRGTLMELGIGPIVTAGLILQILSGSKMIDLDMRDPGDRALFTTASKVLSVVMTLFEALAFIIGGVYGRLTPQAKLVILVQLMAAGIIIMLLDELLQKGWGFGSGISLFIAAGVAQTIWWSAFAPLGPLSDGKYLGAVLAFIQSLRGGEPLIKAFYRAEGLPDMIGLATTVAVFLIIIYLNGLRVEIPVSYARYRGYRSKFPLKLLYVSNIPVIFASALFGNIYFVSQIIWARYNQAGTNPWLSLLGVFERHGTEYVPKSGLAYYVISPRSLSGVLEDPVRAGVFTAIMVLTCIFFAVTWVEVGGMDARSVAKQLLDSGMQIEGFRRSYTPIQQLLSRYIPTVTVLGGIIIGLIASLSDFLGAFGSGVGILLMVGILEQYYQILARERIAEMYPALGALLGR; encoded by the coding sequence TTGAGGTTCATCGAGCTGTTCAGGCCCCTGGGGAGGTACGTCCTAGAGGTTTCGCCTCCGCAGAGGAAGGTTTCCTTCAACGAGAAGCTCTTCTGGACCGGTATGGCCCTGATAATATACTTCGTGATGTCCGAGGTTCCCCTCTACGGGGTGGGGGCTGGGGAGGCCGACCCGTTCGGGGCCCTCAGGGTTATATTCGCGTCTAAGAGGGGGACCCTGATGGAGCTCGGCATCGGCCCTATAGTAACCGCGGGCCTGATACTTCAGATACTCTCAGGCTCCAAGATGATAGATCTGGATATGAGGGATCCCGGCGACAGGGCGTTGTTCACGACCGCCAGCAAGGTCCTCTCGGTGGTGATGACCCTCTTCGAGGCCCTGGCCTTCATAATAGGAGGGGTATATGGGCGGCTGACCCCTCAAGCAAAGCTCGTGATCCTCGTCCAGCTCATGGCTGCCGGGATAATCATAATGCTCCTGGATGAGCTCCTCCAGAAGGGATGGGGCTTCGGCAGCGGCATAAGCCTCTTCATAGCGGCGGGGGTGGCTCAGACCATATGGTGGAGCGCCTTCGCCCCCCTAGGCCCCCTATCGGACGGCAAGTATCTAGGGGCTGTCCTGGCTTTCATCCAGTCCCTGCGGGGAGGGGAACCCCTCATCAAAGCCTTCTATAGGGCTGAAGGCCTGCCCGACATGATCGGCTTGGCCACGACGGTGGCGGTCTTCCTAATAATAATATACCTGAACGGGTTAAGGGTTGAAATACCCGTCTCCTACGCCAGATACAGGGGGTATCGCAGCAAGTTCCCCCTGAAACTCCTCTACGTATCGAATATCCCGGTTATATTCGCCTCAGCCCTCTTCGGAAACATATATTTCGTATCGCAGATAATATGGGCGAGGTATAACCAGGCGGGGACGAATCCATGGCTCAGCCTCCTGGGTGTATTCGAGAGGCATGGAACCGAGTACGTCCCGAAGAGCGGCTTAGCGTACTACGTGATCTCCCCTAGAAGCCTGAGCGGCGTCCTCGAGGACCCAGTCAGGGCGGGGGTCTTCACGGCCATAATGGTGTTGACCTGCATCTTCTTCGCTGTCACCTGGGTCGAGGTGGGCGGGATGGACGCCCGATCGGTAGCCAAGCAGCTCCTGGACTCGGGGATGCAGATAGAGGGGTTCAGGAGATCCTATACGCCGATCCAGCAGCTGCTATCCAGGTACATCCCCACGGTTACGGTTCTAGGAGGGATAATCATCGGCCTCATAGCCTCCCTATCGGATTTCCTAGGCGCCTTCGGCTCAGGCGTAGGCATACTCCTGATGGTGGGCATACTGGAACAGTATTACCAGATACTGGCCAGGGAGAGGATCGCCGAGATGTACCCCGCCCTGGGAGCCCTACTGGGCAGGTGA
- a CDS encoding DUF106 domain-containing protein: MLSPYSGIPDSTLLILAVAAILSFITSAANRLLVDVKKMKEIMDEVNAWRMQLEKAKKSNDKKLLAKVMKRQEAIMKLQSRAMWDRMKVSLIFLAPFWIIFMILSRFYASNPVALSPFSIPLLLSGTPDPTYGAQRLLFFSWYIICSFAVSLPLSRILGVNPED; this comes from the coding sequence ATGCTGTCCCCATACTCCGGGATCCCGGATTCCACGCTCCTCATATTAGCCGTGGCCGCCATATTATCCTTCATAACATCCGCCGCGAACAGGCTCCTCGTGGACGTTAAGAAGATGAAGGAGATCATGGATGAGGTCAACGCCTGGAGGATGCAACTCGAGAAGGCCAAGAAGAGCAACGATAAGAAGCTCTTAGCGAAGGTTATGAAGAGGCAGGAGGCTATAATGAAGCTTCAAAGCCGGGCCATGTGGGATAGGATGAAGGTGAGCCTGATATTCCTAGCCCCCTTCTGGATAATATTCATGATACTAAGCAGGTTCTACGCTTCGAATCCCGTGGCTTTATCCCCCTTCTCGATACCGCTCCTCCTCTCAGGCACCCCGGACCCCACCTATGGGGCTCAGCGGCTGCTCTTCTTCTCCTGGTATATAATATGCAGCTTCGCGGTGAGCCTCCCCCTCTCCAGGATCCTAGGGGTGAACCCTGAGGATTAG
- a CDS encoding AAA family ATPase, which translates to MVAIGGPHGTGKTTYAKGLAQTFDLRHVSAGEAFRRLAEDEGLTLQELAYKAEMDPSIDRRIDEAVKREAELGSVVIDGQLAAWMAGDKADLKVYLTAPDKVRFERIARRDGLTLQEAERTTRIREEGEARRFRELYGIDVKDLSIYHLIVDTSLLPLEDTMKTLKNIVSDYIQEMGGRRRSDVRG; encoded by the coding sequence GTGGTAGCCATAGGGGGCCCCCACGGGACGGGGAAGACCACCTACGCTAAGGGCCTAGCCCAAACGTTCGATCTGAGGCACGTCTCCGCGGGGGAGGCCTTCAGGAGACTAGCTGAGGATGAGGGCTTAACCCTCCAGGAGCTCGCATATAAGGCGGAGATGGATCCATCCATCGATCGGCGCATAGACGAAGCCGTGAAGAGGGAGGCTGAGCTCGGATCCGTGGTCATAGACGGCCAGTTAGCGGCGTGGATGGCTGGGGATAAGGCGGACCTCAAAGTATACCTGACTGCCCCGGATAAGGTCAGGTTCGAGAGGATAGCCAGGAGGGACGGCTTAACCCTCCAGGAGGCTGAGCGTACGACCAGGATCCGGGAGGAGGGGGAGGCTCGACGGTTCAGGGAGCTCTACGGGATCGACGTGAAGGACCTCTCCATATATCATCTCATAGTGGATACCTCGCTTCTACCCCTGGAGGACACCATGAAAACCCTTAAAAACATAGTCTCCGACTACATTCAGGAGATGGGAGGGAGGCGCCGCAGCGATGTCCGTGGTTGA
- a CDS encoding 50S ribosomal protein L14e, which produces MSVVDVGSICVKVKGREKGRKCVVVDVIDKNFVLVTGPKAISGVKRRRANTAHLSPTGERLNLKRGASDEEVLEALRKHGKEEFMRG; this is translated from the coding sequence ATGTCCGTGGTTGACGTAGGCAGCATATGCGTGAAGGTTAAGGGGAGGGAGAAGGGTAGGAAATGCGTGGTCGTGGACGTGATCGATAAGAACTTCGTCCTGGTCACGGGGCCCAAAGCCATCTCGGGAGTCAAGAGGCGTAGAGCGAACACCGCCCATCTATCCCCTACAGGCGAGAGATTAAACCTGAAGAGGGGGGCCTCGGACGAGGAGGTCCTGGAGGCCCTAAGGAAACACGGGAAAGAGGAGTTCATGAGGGGATAA
- a CDS encoding DUF211 domain-containing protein produces MAWNLRNSSYVRIRKLVLDVLKPRDPPIYELASRLAECRGVSDVDINLAEIDQRTETIKVSLEGDGIDINEVRQCIEELGASVQSFDEVRVSRENLDRG; encoded by the coding sequence ATGGCTTGGAACTTGAGAAACAGTAGTTACGTGAGGATTAGGAAGCTCGTCCTGGACGTTCTAAAGCCGAGGGATCCGCCGATATACGAGCTCGCGTCGAGGCTGGCTGAATGCAGAGGGGTGAGCGACGTGGACATAAACCTCGCCGAGATAGACCAGCGCACGGAGACCATTAAGGTGTCCCTGGAGGGGGACGGCATCGATATAAACGAGGTGAGGCAGTGCATAGAGGAGCTGGGTGCGAGCGTTCAAAGCTTCGATGAGGTCAGGGTGTCCAGGGAGAACCTGGATCGGGGATGA
- a CDS encoding RNA-guided pseudouridylation complex pseudouridine synthase subunit Cbf5 — translation MDLELIPPWLEERTLTVREEDETDPRFGCDPWNRPLRDHIRFGLINLDKPPGPSSHEVVAWVKRILKVGKAGHGGTLDPKVTGVLPVALEDATKAVKAFLLSGKEYVCLMQLHSEASMEALAKIMGEFTGEIYQLPPVKSSVKRALRRRAIYYIRLLDVEDRLVLFRVACQAGTYIRKLCYDMGEALGVGAHMRELRRIRSGPFHVDDGLSLMEDVANAQHEYEEYGDEEALRRIIRPVEEAFKHIPKIYVRDTAVDALCHGALLAVPGVVKFDSKIRRSSDVAIFTLKGEVVGMGRALMSAKEMLEARRGVAAEIHRVIMPPNTYPRSWRGKAG, via the coding sequence ATGGATTTGGAGTTGATCCCTCCATGGCTTGAGGAGAGGACGCTTACGGTGAGGGAGGAGGATGAGACCGATCCCAGGTTTGGATGCGACCCCTGGAACAGGCCGTTAAGGGACCATATACGCTTCGGGCTTATAAACCTGGATAAGCCCCCCGGGCCTTCAAGCCATGAGGTGGTCGCCTGGGTTAAGAGGATCCTGAAGGTTGGTAAGGCTGGCCATGGGGGAACCCTGGACCCCAAGGTCACCGGCGTCCTCCCCGTCGCCCTAGAAGACGCTACGAAGGCTGTAAAGGCCTTCCTCCTCTCCGGGAAGGAGTACGTGTGCCTCATGCAGCTCCACTCCGAGGCATCCATGGAGGCCTTAGCGAAGATTATGGGGGAGTTCACAGGGGAGATCTATCAGCTGCCCCCGGTTAAGTCGTCCGTTAAAAGGGCTTTGAGGCGCAGGGCAATATATTATATCCGGCTGCTCGACGTGGAGGATAGGCTCGTGCTCTTCAGGGTTGCATGCCAGGCAGGCACCTATATCCGGAAACTATGCTACGATATGGGTGAGGCCCTGGGTGTAGGCGCCCATATGAGGGAGCTCCGCCGCATACGCTCAGGGCCGTTCCACGTGGACGATGGATTATCCCTGATGGAGGACGTGGCGAACGCCCAACATGAATACGAGGAGTACGGGGACGAGGAGGCCCTCAGGAGGATAATCAGGCCGGTGGAGGAGGCCTTCAAGCACATCCCGAAGATATACGTGAGGGATACGGCGGTGGACGCCCTGTGTCACGGGGCCCTCCTGGCGGTTCCCGGGGTCGTCAAGTTCGACTCGAAGATTAGGAGGAGCTCCGATGTAGCTATATTCACGTTGAAGGGGGAGGTCGTAGGGATGGGTAGGGCGCTCATGTCGGCGAAGGAGATGCTCGAAGCCCGGAGGGGCGTAGCCGCCGAGATCCATAGGGTCATAATGCCCCCGAATACCTATCCGAGATCCTGGAGGGGCAAGGCTGGATGA